In Candidatus Neomarinimicrobiota bacterium, one genomic interval encodes:
- a CDS encoding glycosyltransferase yields the protein MESVLGHRFSHPIGHTKSGCHSADRYWSVIFLFTTTAALYFFFLVWLRAGLSNEQPKSSNLPTASVVVAARNEEVVIGKLLESLLAQEYSGERLEFIIVDDHSNDDTAEVVRNFAARDERLRLVTAVEMPPGVAPKKWALHLGAKASKGEILLMTDADCTMGPNWVREMLTPFSRESVGMVLGSSPLGRGDSLWERIVRVDSVGLDALMAAGACRQFPLTASGRNLAVRRRAFDEAGGYEKFRAFISGDDDLMMHLITKNGWTVLPCFSAGSEVESPSPDGFMAFIQQRLRFASKGKAYYRLDFVDRRFRLALALIYVANVAVMAGQIIFLIDFSSHWLLPWFIKMIADGLLITTYLSKIERPFDVSVFLLNEVWHGLYVAVLGALGSFVKIRWKGRHSQSQLTTAGQ from the coding sequence CTGGAGTCAGTACTTGGCCACCGATTCAGCCACCCGATCGGACATACAAAAAGTGGATGCCACTCTGCAGATCGTTATTGGTCTGTGATCTTTCTCTTCACCACAACCGCTGCCCTCTATTTTTTCTTTTTGGTCTGGCTTCGAGCTGGATTATCTAATGAACAACCGAAAAGTAGTAACCTTCCCACGGCCTCCGTGGTGGTGGCGGCCAGAAATGAAGAGGTCGTTATTGGGAAACTGCTGGAAAGTCTGCTGGCACAAGAATATTCCGGGGAGAGATTGGAATTCATCATCGTTGATGATCACTCCAATGACGACACGGCAGAAGTTGTGAGAAATTTTGCGGCGAGAGATGAACGGCTCCGCCTAGTGACAGCGGTGGAGATGCCACCGGGTGTGGCGCCAAAAAAGTGGGCGCTGCATCTGGGGGCAAAGGCGTCGAAAGGTGAAATACTTCTCATGACAGATGCGGACTGTACTATGGGCCCAAACTGGGTTCGGGAAATGTTAACCCCTTTTTCCCGGGAGAGTGTGGGTATGGTGCTGGGGTCAAGCCCTTTGGGGCGAGGGGATTCTTTGTGGGAGAGGATCGTAAGAGTTGATTCAGTGGGGCTGGACGCATTGATGGCGGCGGGAGCGTGCCGACAGTTCCCTCTCACTGCTAGCGGTCGAAATTTGGCTGTCCGGCGACGTGCGTTTGATGAGGCCGGCGGTTACGAAAAATTTCGGGCGTTTATTTCTGGTGATGATGACCTAATGATGCATCTCATTACCAAGAATGGTTGGACTGTTTTGCCGTGCTTTTCAGCAGGTTCAGAGGTGGAGAGTCCATCGCCAGATGGGTTCATGGCGTTCATCCAACAGCGGTTGCGGTTTGCCTCCAAAGGAAAGGCTTACTACAGGCTCGACTTTGTGGATCGACGGTTCAGGCTTGCTTTGGCTCTCATCTATGTTGCCAATGTTGCAGTCATGGCGGGACAGATTATTTTCCTCATCGATTTTTCATCCCATTGGCTTCTGCCGTGGTTTATTAAAATGATTGCGGATGGTCTTCTCATCACTACTTATCTTTCCAAAATTGAGAGACCTTTCGATGTGTCCGTCTTTTTGCTGAATGAAGTTTGGCACGGTCTCTATGTGGCGGTTTTGGGTGCTTTAGGGTCATTCGTGAAGATCCGCTGGAAAGGGCGGCATAGCCAATCACAGCTCACCACCGCCGGCCAGTGA
- a CDS encoding sugar transferase: MPSINFRRNYKYWVVVAVLLTTDFLSGLFAFSRTVSKTLEAQFFTSNEIWAIFLVTQFVWTGFFYANGRYRADPTISRFREIQSLLRITLTSVVVVILFNEIFPGILAVESARILTYWFYLVACLCIGRMVIRVIQKALMARGYGKKNTIIIGIDSRAHDIAEHLAAESTGHNLIGFVKPGGNDASKPNGPTDLPVLGSLNEIRPIIEDHHVNEVVIALEKPDHSKLLDILTRSNGAPVSLRIIPDMYEVISGLAKTEELYGLPLVNINPEILTIQQRFVKRLTDLAVSLFVIVPLFPVWLIVSLAIKIESRGPVLYRQERVGQNGNVFMINKFRSMVQEAETMTGPIWAKQEDPRITNVGQFLRRFRLDEVPQFINVLIGDMSVVGPRPERPYFVQKLMEEFPYYYRRHRIRTGITGWAQIKHSYDSSLADVRQKLKYDFFYIENTSFSLDLLIMLRTVLVMISGKGH; this comes from the coding sequence ATGCCATCCATCAATTTCAGAAGGAACTATAAATACTGGGTAGTGGTAGCTGTTCTCCTAACCACAGATTTCCTGTCGGGGCTTTTCGCTTTTTCCCGCACAGTGTCCAAGACCCTGGAGGCGCAATTTTTTACCTCCAATGAAATCTGGGCTATTTTCTTGGTGACTCAGTTTGTATGGACAGGGTTTTTCTATGCAAACGGTAGGTATCGTGCGGACCCCACCATTTCTCGTTTCCGTGAGATTCAATCTCTTCTCAGGATTACACTCACATCAGTCGTCGTAGTTATACTTTTTAATGAAATATTTCCAGGGATCCTGGCGGTTGAAAGCGCACGTATTCTTACCTACTGGTTCTATTTAGTGGCCTGTCTGTGTATCGGAAGAATGGTTATAAGAGTGATTCAGAAAGCGTTAATGGCGAGAGGGTACGGAAAGAAGAATACAATAATAATAGGCATAGACTCTAGAGCACACGATATTGCGGAGCATCTCGCTGCTGAGTCTACTGGTCACAATCTTATCGGTTTCGTAAAGCCTGGTGGAAACGATGCTAGTAAACCCAATGGACCAACTGATCTTCCTGTACTTGGATCCCTGAATGAAATTCGTCCAATCATTGAAGACCATCATGTGAATGAGGTTGTCATCGCACTGGAAAAACCGGATCACAGCAAGTTGCTTGATATTTTGACCAGATCCAACGGCGCCCCTGTGTCCCTCAGGATCATCCCAGACATGTACGAAGTGATCAGCGGACTGGCAAAAACAGAGGAGTTGTACGGATTGCCTTTGGTGAACATCAATCCGGAGATTCTCACAATCCAGCAACGGTTTGTCAAGCGGCTCACTGATTTAGCTGTTTCTCTATTTGTAATTGTGCCGCTGTTTCCCGTTTGGTTAATTGTTTCCCTGGCGATCAAGATAGAATCGAGAGGACCTGTACTTTACAGGCAGGAGAGAGTGGGCCAGAACGGAAACGTATTTATGATCAACAAATTCCGGTCCATGGTGCAGGAAGCAGAGACTATGACCGGGCCCATCTGGGCGAAACAGGAGGACCCACGCATAACCAATGTTGGCCAGTTCCTCAGACGATTCCGATTGGATGAAGTTCCTCAGTTCATTAATGTACTTATTGGGGATATGAGCGTGGTGGGCCCTCGGCCCGAGCGGCCCTATTTTGTGCAGAAACTGATGGAGGAGTTCCCTTATTATTACCGCCGCCACCGGATCCGCACCGGGATTACAGGGTGGGCTCAAATCAAGCACTCCTACGATTCTTCTCTTGCGGATGTGCGGCAGAAGCTGAAGTACGATTTCTTCTATATCGAGAACACGAGTTTCTCTCTCGATCTCCTAATCATGTTGCGCACGGTCCTTGTCATGATCTCGGGCAAGGGCCATTAA
- a CDS encoding DegT/DnrJ/EryC1/StrS family aminotransferase: protein MDIPLADLKVQYTTIKREVDDAIQSVIEETAFVKGHYVKTFEDSFAKKNGVNHCIGVANGTDAIYISLRALEIGQGDEVITTAFSWISTAETIQQTGATPVFVDIHPDTYNIDVSKIEERITSKTKAILPVHLYGQPADMALLMKICSNHGIKLIEDSAQAHFAEYKGQMVGNFGDAATFSFYPGKNLGAYGDGGAVVTNDDKLAETIRRIANHGALGKHDHKIGGINSRLDGIQAVILSVKLKYIDQWNDDRLNNAKVYNETLSSVGDIETPGIHPDVKHIFHVYTIRTDRRDLLREYLSENGISTGIYYPVALPFLPPFKELGYTSKKLPVASNYQNRILSLPMYPELTEGQIQHVCDLIKAFFQKR from the coding sequence ATGGATATCCCTCTCGCAGATTTAAAGGTCCAATACACCACAATTAAACGGGAAGTTGATGATGCCATCCAGAGCGTTATTGAAGAGACTGCTTTTGTTAAGGGTCATTATGTCAAAACGTTTGAGGATTCATTTGCGAAAAAGAACGGGGTAAACCACTGTATTGGTGTTGCCAATGGAACCGACGCCATTTATATCTCCCTGAGGGCGCTGGAGATTGGTCAGGGTGATGAAGTGATTACCACAGCTTTCAGCTGGATATCTACCGCCGAGACCATTCAGCAAACAGGGGCCACCCCGGTATTTGTGGACATACATCCTGACACCTACAACATCGATGTTTCGAAAATCGAAGAAAGAATTACTTCAAAGACAAAGGCTATTCTACCTGTACATCTCTACGGTCAACCGGCCGATATGGCTCTCCTCATGAAAATCTGTAGCAATCACGGGATAAAACTTATTGAGGATTCGGCACAGGCACACTTTGCCGAATATAAAGGCCAGATGGTAGGCAACTTCGGGGATGCGGCCACATTCAGTTTTTATCCTGGGAAGAACCTGGGTGCCTACGGAGATGGTGGTGCCGTGGTTACCAATGACGATAAGCTGGCTGAAACCATACGCCGTATTGCCAATCATGGTGCTCTGGGAAAACACGATCACAAAATCGGCGGTATCAACAGCAGACTGGATGGTATTCAGGCGGTGATACTCTCTGTGAAACTTAAATATATTGACCAATGGAATGATGACCGATTAAACAATGCAAAGGTCTATAATGAAACTCTTTCAAGCGTAGGCGATATTGAGACGCCGGGGATTCATCCGGATGTGAAACATATTTTCCATGTTTACACCATCCGGACAGACCGACGGGACCTATTGCGTGAATATTTGTCGGAAAATGGGATAAGCACGGGGATTTACTATCCTGTGGCCCTGCCTTTCTTACCTCCTTTTAAAGAACTGGGCTACACCTCCAAAAAATTGCCAGTTGCATCTAATTATCAAAACAGAATACTTTCACTTCCCATGTATCCCGAACTGACCGAAGGTCAGATCCAGCATGTATGTGATCTGATAAAAGCCTTTTTCCAGAAAAGATGA
- a CDS encoding N-acetyltransferase, which produces MTKYPGVQLGENVTVEDYVIIGKPSAGKKPGDRETVIGDRTLIRSHTVIYMGNVVGTNCQTGHHVLIREDNIIGDSVSIGSHSIVEHHVTIEDDVRIHSQAFIPEFSILKKGCWIGPNAVLTNARYPQSPRAKENLEGPTIGEGAKIGANATILPGVRIGENALVGAGAVVTKDVAPGTVVAGNPAVVINEISELNT; this is translated from the coding sequence ATGACCAAATATCCTGGTGTTCAGCTGGGTGAAAATGTTACAGTCGAAGATTACGTCATCATTGGTAAACCATCGGCAGGAAAGAAGCCGGGTGATCGGGAAACGGTTATTGGCGACAGGACACTGATTCGATCTCATACAGTTATCTACATGGGCAATGTTGTGGGAACCAACTGCCAGACAGGCCACCACGTTCTTATCCGGGAAGATAACATCATAGGTGATTCAGTCAGTATTGGTAGCCACTCTATTGTTGAACATCACGTTACCATTGAAGACGATGTTCGCATTCATTCTCAGGCTTTCATCCCGGAATTTTCAATATTGAAAAAAGGGTGCTGGATCGGTCCCAATGCTGTGCTCACCAATGCGCGGTACCCACAGTCACCCCGGGCTAAAGAGAATTTGGAAGGGCCTACTATCGGTGAAGGCGCCAAAATTGGTGCCAATGCCACCATCCTTCCGGGGGTAAGAATTGGTGAAAATGCTCTGGTAGGTGCAGGTGCTGTGGTAACAAAAGATGTGGCTCCTGGTACGGTGGTTGCGGGTAATCCTGCTGTTGTAATTAATGAAATTTCGGAGTTGAACACCTGA
- a CDS encoding glycosyltransferase family 2 protein, with protein MSETTVSFVIPMRNEEKYIGKCLDSLLAQEWDGGHLEVVVVNGESEDGSKQIVESMMPTFPRLKLLDNPRRITPVSLNMGVKAATGDVIIILGAHSYVDKDFVSKNLHFLDTMAVDCVGGSIAPVGDTYQGEAIALAMSSPIGVGNAFYRYSKVQRLVDTVQYGAYRREIFYRIGYFDEELVRNQDFELNHRIVRTGGRILLAPQVHGYYVVRSSIPKLFKQYFDYGFWKTKVISKEVSAFRLRYQIPPIFIVTLAVTGLLGFFIPMMWSLFQGIVILYAGLVLFTSLRISLNSGLKYLPVLPFAFITLHFGFGLGLITSWIQRLIKKGNGYN; from the coding sequence ATGAGTGAAACAACCGTATCTTTCGTCATCCCCATGCGTAATGAAGAGAAATATATAGGCAAATGCCTCGACTCTCTCTTGGCGCAGGAGTGGGACGGCGGCCACCTTGAGGTGGTTGTGGTTAACGGAGAATCTGAGGACGGTTCAAAACAGATTGTTGAGAGCATGATGCCCACATTTCCCCGACTTAAATTGCTGGATAATCCCCGCCGCATTACGCCGGTCTCTCTCAACATGGGTGTAAAAGCTGCCACCGGCGATGTAATCATTATTCTTGGTGCCCACAGCTATGTGGACAAAGATTTTGTCTCGAAAAATCTTCATTTTCTTGACACCATGGCCGTTGACTGTGTGGGTGGATCCATCGCCCCTGTGGGAGATACCTATCAGGGTGAAGCCATTGCTCTCGCCATGAGTTCGCCCATAGGCGTGGGGAACGCCTTTTATCGCTACTCGAAAGTCCAGCGCCTGGTGGATACAGTTCAGTATGGTGCTTACAGAAGGGAAATATTTTACAGAATAGGCTACTTTGATGAAGAGTTGGTGAGGAACCAGGATTTTGAGCTTAACCACCGGATTGTGAGGACGGGCGGAAGAATTCTATTGGCTCCTCAGGTCCACGGCTATTACGTGGTTAGAAGTTCAATACCCAAGTTGTTCAAGCAGTACTTCGATTACGGATTTTGGAAAACAAAGGTCATTTCTAAAGAGGTAAGCGCATTCCGGTTGCGATACCAGATCCCTCCCATCTTCATTGTAACGCTTGCTGTAACAGGACTCTTGGGTTTCTTCATCCCCATGATGTGGTCGCTCTTTCAGGGAATAGTGATCCTTTACGCCGGTTTGGTCCTTTTTACCAGCCTCAGGATCAGTCTAAACAGCGGCCTAAAATATCTGCCTGTTTTACCTTTTGCTTTTATCACATTGCATTTTGGTTTTGGTCTGGGACTAATCACATCCTGGATTCAGAGGTTGATAAAAAAGGGTAACGGTTATAACTAA
- a CDS encoding glycosyltransferase family 1 protein — translation MNQLHNDDVNSGEPADKPKILLASSLHRWNDVRIFHKEACSLAVKYDVTVMGVASESISNAGEIRILTLPRPTSLLRRFFNGCKILGEGLSGGYSIFHFHDPELLWVGFVVKLFRIKIIYDVHENTRAAAQIREWIPQLLRRVLGGLVHAFELFGHWVFNGVILAEDSYFHNFPINDKTVAVRNYVRVDNSPLHLRNQSKRILYAGSVTVARGIGDLLDAVAILQREDPEIGATIIGSGPADDKTGLEKLTSQLSDPTSVEFVGYVDFGKLKKFALDCHLAVVPLRRTKNYERSIPTKILDYMNWGLPYVYSRLQLTEELFGGESGGIGFEPGDVDGLTKCLRLLLNDDSLCHQLREEGRAKVRQFDWKSEEKTLLRLYDRVLGTSEGVIHSVVPEV, via the coding sequence GTGAACCAACTTCATAACGATGATGTGAATTCCGGTGAACCAGCGGATAAACCGAAGATTCTCCTCGCTTCGTCACTCCACCGGTGGAATGATGTTCGGATTTTTCATAAAGAGGCCTGCTCTCTTGCTGTCAAGTATGATGTGACTGTCATGGGTGTGGCCTCAGAGAGCATCTCTAATGCCGGTGAAATCAGAATCTTGACACTTCCACGTCCAACATCATTGTTGCGACGTTTTTTCAATGGGTGTAAAATCCTCGGAGAAGGCCTAAGTGGCGGGTACTCCATCTTTCATTTCCACGATCCAGAACTGCTGTGGGTAGGCTTCGTGGTGAAACTGTTTAGAATCAAAATCATCTATGATGTTCATGAAAACACCCGGGCTGCAGCACAAATCCGGGAGTGGATACCACAGCTGTTAAGGAGAGTCTTGGGCGGTCTGGTCCACGCATTTGAGCTTTTTGGACATTGGGTATTCAACGGCGTAATCTTGGCGGAAGATTCTTACTTCCACAATTTCCCGATAAATGATAAAACCGTTGCTGTCCGGAACTATGTACGGGTTGATAACTCACCGTTGCATCTCCGGAATCAGAGTAAGAGGATATTATATGCCGGTTCGGTAACGGTGGCCCGCGGCATCGGCGATCTGCTGGATGCTGTGGCCATACTCCAGAGGGAAGACCCTGAAATAGGGGCAACCATCATCGGTAGTGGTCCGGCCGATGACAAAACAGGGTTGGAAAAGTTGACGAGTCAACTGTCGGATCCCACATCGGTAGAGTTTGTTGGCTATGTTGATTTTGGAAAGCTGAAAAAATTTGCCCTGGATTGCCACCTTGCGGTAGTGCCGCTTCGTCGTACGAAAAATTATGAGCGTTCCATACCAACAAAAATCCTAGATTACATGAATTGGGGCCTTCCTTATGTTTACAGTCGTCTGCAGCTTACAGAGGAACTTTTTGGCGGAGAGTCAGGCGGTATCGGTTTCGAACCCGGGGATGTGGACGGTTTGACAAAATGTCTCAGACTTTTGCTTAACGATGACTCTCTTTGTCATCAACTCAGAGAGGAGGGAAGAGCCAAAGTTCGCCAGTTCGACTGGAAAAGCGAGGAGAAGACACTCCTTAGACTATATGACCGTGTTTTGGGAACAAGTGAGGGTGTAATTCATTCTGTTGTGCCTGAAGTTTGA
- a CDS encoding O-antigen ligase domain-containing protein, with the protein MVPFRTAPFTLGLLGLILIQIITFYLGIAFHPAMFFLIPILVLATVWLIQRPEFTLLMIGFTSIIKGFMQEQFPIFETLDLTLLLIIILWTGLAKIAFTGKWGLPEWTRDILILFALFCGMVFFSGFYTPSPVSGWLKIGRFLIFASSMFVAPFVFLRNISDSIRMLNYFKFLSATILVAMLINLLLIATSGGLFTYLVRASLLGANPIAVSRSLAVIAAMVTVIGIRREGWKRLTALVFLALILLAIVSTGSRGPLASFFAGIILFMLMFESSVYRSRLVLVGGISIMIVFGLLFVLPESLTTRFMQITQGDVIVTAGGVERVSTIATRLNFWSISLKEWLSSPSNFLFGMGAGGFSSFFVWRDFRWYPHNIFFEVLIEQGFVGFILLVMMIAVAVHYLLKVRKAGMLSEHSSVWVAATLVIFFSAQFSGDINDNRILLMFLAIALSSIHLDRRFHESVSA; encoded by the coding sequence TTGGTTCCGTTTAGAACCGCTCCTTTCACATTGGGTCTTCTTGGGCTCATCTTAATTCAGATTATCACATTTTATCTGGGCATCGCATTCCACCCAGCGATGTTTTTTCTGATTCCCATTCTTGTTCTGGCAACTGTTTGGTTGATTCAGCGCCCTGAATTCACTCTCCTTATGATTGGTTTTACAAGCATTATTAAAGGGTTCATGCAGGAGCAATTTCCCATTTTTGAGACTCTGGATCTTACTCTCTTGTTGATAATTATTCTTTGGACCGGTCTTGCCAAAATTGCATTCACAGGCAAATGGGGATTACCTGAGTGGACCAGAGATATTCTCATTCTGTTTGCTCTCTTTTGTGGTATGGTGTTTTTTTCCGGATTCTATACACCATCACCTGTTTCCGGGTGGCTAAAAATCGGACGGTTTCTGATTTTCGCATCATCCATGTTTGTAGCACCATTCGTCTTCCTAAGGAATATATCAGATTCTATCAGGATGCTTAACTATTTCAAATTTCTTTCAGCTACGATTCTCGTTGCCATGCTCATTAACCTCTTGCTCATTGCAACATCTGGCGGTTTGTTCACCTATCTTGTGCGGGCATCACTGCTGGGAGCTAATCCCATTGCTGTAAGTCGCAGCCTGGCTGTCATCGCCGCCATGGTGACGGTGATTGGTATCCGCCGGGAAGGTTGGAAACGACTGACCGCCCTAGTTTTTTTGGCCTTGATTTTATTGGCCATTGTTTCCACTGGGTCCCGTGGACCGTTGGCCAGCTTTTTTGCCGGGATCATTCTATTTATGCTCATGTTCGAATCGTCTGTTTACAGGTCACGCTTGGTTCTTGTAGGTGGCATTTCAATTATGATTGTGTTTGGACTGCTGTTTGTCTTGCCCGAAAGTTTGACAACGCGGTTTATGCAGATCACTCAGGGAGATGTTATTGTTACAGCAGGAGGTGTGGAGCGGGTTAGCACCATCGCCACACGACTGAATTTCTGGAGTATATCACTAAAGGAATGGCTCAGCAGTCCATCCAACTTTCTTTTTGGCATGGGTGCCGGTGGATTTAGCTCTTTTTTTGTTTGGCGTGACTTTAGGTGGTACCCTCACAATATTTTCTTTGAAGTTCTGATCGAACAGGGTTTTGTGGGGTTCATTCTGCTGGTCATGATGATTGCTGTTGCTGTGCATTATCTTCTGAAGGTGCGAAAAGCAGGCATGCTGTCGGAGCACTCCTCTGTCTGGGTGGCTGCCACGCTGGTCATCTTTTTTTCAGCTCAGTTCTCCGGCGATATCAATGATAATCGTATCTTGCTCATGTTCCTTGCTATTGCCCTCTCCTCAATACATCTCGACCGAAGATTCCATGAGTCCGTCTCTGCTTGA
- the rfbB gene encoding dTDP-glucose 4,6-dehydratase, with translation MKIYLVTGGSGFIGSNFVRYMLQNDPDCHVLNLDKLTYAGNPANLSDIELDDRYTFIHGDICDRNVVWDIFRKHSPQVLINFAAETHVDRSIGSPDDFIKTDVFGVFTLLEASKEFGVDLFLQISTDEVYGSIAEGSFSEGDPLLPSSPYSASKAGGDRLAYSYYVTYNLPVIITRASNNYGPFQYPEKLISLFVTNALEDRHLPVYGDGKNVRDWLYVSDHCSAIHFIIENGELGEVYNVGGGNELQNIHITHQILELLGKSTDLIKFVEDRKGHDLRYSLDCSKLNQLGWMPKHSFDEALAETIQWYQSNEAWWVPIKSGEFREYYKTHYNVAYESE, from the coding sequence ATGAAAATATACCTGGTTACCGGCGGCTCAGGCTTTATCGGGAGCAATTTCGTCCGCTATATGCTTCAGAATGATCCCGATTGCCACGTCTTAAACCTGGACAAGCTCACCTACGCCGGGAATCCGGCGAATCTGAGCGATATTGAACTGGATGACAGGTACACTTTTATTCATGGTGATATCTGTGATAGAAATGTAGTTTGGGATATCTTTCGGAAACATTCGCCTCAGGTGCTCATCAACTTTGCTGCGGAGACCCACGTAGACCGTTCCATCGGTTCCCCGGATGATTTTATCAAAACAGATGTATTTGGTGTCTTTACCTTGCTTGAAGCTTCGAAGGAATTCGGTGTTGATCTCTTTCTTCAGATCAGCACCGATGAGGTTTACGGAAGCATTGCAGAGGGGAGTTTCAGCGAGGGTGATCCCTTGCTGCCCAGCAGTCCCTATTCGGCTAGCAAGGCAGGAGGAGACCGGCTTGCCTATTCGTATTACGTCACCTACAATCTTCCTGTTATTATCACTCGCGCCAGCAACAATTATGGTCCGTTCCAGTACCCTGAGAAACTTATCTCACTCTTTGTTACCAACGCTCTCGAGGATAGACATTTGCCTGTCTACGGTGATGGGAAAAACGTTCGTGACTGGCTCTATGTGTCAGATCACTGTTCTGCCATTCATTTTATCATTGAAAACGGCGAATTGGGAGAAGTCTACAATGTAGGTGGGGGCAACGAACTTCAGAATATCCATATCACTCATCAGATACTGGAACTGCTGGGTAAATCCACCGATCTTATCAAATTTGTGGAAGATCGGAAAGGACACGATTTGCGATACTCTCTAGACTGTTCAAAACTTAATCAGCTTGGTTGGATGCCGAAGCACAGCTTTGATGAGGCGTTGGCTGAAACCATCCAGTGGTACCAGTCCAATGAGGCGTGGTGGGTACCCATCAAATCCGGAGAGTTCAGAGAATATTACAAAACTCACTACAACGTGGCCTATGAAAGTGAATAA
- a CDS encoding spore coat protein — translation MKIEGVVVKELAVHQDIPDTDENVAKPGFLMEVLRDDDDLLRKFGQCTFTVAYKDTIKAFHWHKKQDDLWFVASGKAHIVLHDLRQESPTCGTTETVTAGEGDYKLIVIPVGVAHGYKVVSEEPVLLFYHTTESYDPGNPDEERMPYNDPVIGFDWESIA, via the coding sequence ATGAAGATTGAAGGTGTAGTTGTTAAGGAGTTGGCGGTCCATCAGGACATTCCTGATACGGACGAGAACGTCGCTAAGCCAGGTTTTCTCATGGAAGTGCTGAGAGATGACGACGACCTTCTTCGCAAGTTTGGTCAGTGCACTTTTACAGTGGCTTACAAGGATACCATCAAAGCTTTTCACTGGCACAAAAAGCAGGACGACTTGTGGTTTGTGGCGTCCGGGAAAGCGCACATTGTTCTTCACGATTTAAGGCAAGAGTCCCCAACATGCGGCACCACTGAAACAGTTACGGCGGGAGAAGGTGACTATAAGTTGATCGTAATCCCCGTTGGTGTCGCCCACGGATACAAAGTGGTGAGTGAAGAGCCGGTGCTCCTTTTTTACCACACTACCGAAAGTTACGATCCGGGTAACCCCGATGAGGAGAGGATGCCGTACAACGATCCAGTCATTGGTTTTGACTGGGAGTCAATTGCATGA
- a CDS encoding UDP-glucose/GDP-mannose dehydrogenase family protein, translating into MKKITVIGTGYVGLVSGSGLADFGNYVTCVDVNDERINLLSSGHIPFFEPGLKEIVGRNMAADRLCFSTDVSGAISQADVIFIAVWTPMDGDGSADLSAVKDVSKTIGENINSYTLIATKSTVPIGTREIINSIISEHAPQNSTFDVVSNPEFLREGSAVRDFLLPNRVIIGTDSEQAVELMREIYRPLFLNETPFVFTDIPTAETIKYASNAFLAVKVSYINELANLCDATGADIHVVARAMGLDGRISPKFLHPGPGFGGSCFPKDTRALIHSAEIKGVELKVVKAAADANEAQIDVIIKKLERLAGGSLKGKRVAVMGLAFKANTDDIRESRAVAMVDYLLSREAEVAVYDPAAMSNMKLLYPDLDYADSVESAVKGASAALVMTDWNEFRGLDLAHIGELMKKKVIVDAKNLLSREQLAENGFAFEGVGRPYNG; encoded by the coding sequence ATGAAAAAGATTACAGTGATTGGCACGGGCTACGTTGGGCTGGTAAGCGGATCAGGATTGGCAGACTTCGGTAATTATGTTACCTGTGTCGATGTGAACGATGAGCGAATTAACTTACTCTCTTCCGGGCACATTCCATTCTTTGAGCCCGGGCTCAAAGAAATTGTAGGGAGAAATATGGCTGCGGACCGTCTCTGTTTCAGTACAGATGTGAGCGGGGCCATTTCACAGGCCGATGTCATATTCATTGCTGTCTGGACCCCTATGGATGGTGACGGCAGTGCGGATCTTTCCGCGGTAAAGGATGTTTCCAAAACAATTGGTGAGAACATCAATTCCTATACCCTCATTGCTACCAAGAGCACAGTTCCTATCGGGACAAGAGAGATAATTAATTCGATCATTTCTGAACATGCGCCGCAAAACTCCACATTTGACGTTGTGTCGAATCCAGAATTTCTCAGAGAGGGTTCCGCCGTACGCGATTTTCTTCTCCCTAACCGTGTTATCATCGGTACAGATTCAGAACAGGCTGTCGAACTCATGCGTGAGATATATCGACCGCTATTCTTAAATGAAACGCCATTTGTTTTTACAGATATTCCAACAGCTGAGACAATAAAATATGCATCAAATGCTTTTTTGGCTGTGAAGGTTTCCTACATCAATGAATTGGCTAATCTTTGTGATGCTACCGGTGCTGATATTCATGTAGTGGCGAGAGCCATGGGTCTGGATGGACGAATCAGCCCCAAGTTTCTCCATCCCGGTCCTGGTTTTGGTGGTTCCTGTTTCCCGAAAGATACGAGGGCGCTCATTCATTCAGCTGAGATAAAAGGTGTGGAACTTAAAGTTGTGAAGGCAGCCGCCGATGCCAATGAAGCCCAGATTGATGTTATTATCAAGAAGTTGGAGCGGCTGGCCGGTGGCTCATTGAAAGGTAAAAGAGTGGCTGTTATGGGGCTCGCGTTTAAGGCGAATACGGACGATATCCGGGAATCGCGGGCTGTTGCGATGGTAGACTATCTTCTATCCAGGGAAGCTGAAGTGGCTGTGTATGATCCGGCCGCCATGAGTAACATGAAACTGTTGTATCCGGACTTGGATTATGCCGATTCTGTTGAATCGGCTGTAAAGGGAGCTTCAGCAGCTTTGGTGATGACGGACTGGAACGAATTCAGGGGCCTGGATTTGGCACATATTGGTGAATTGATGAAGAAAAAAGTGATTGTTGATGCAAAGAATTTGCTGAGCCGTGAACAGCTTGCGGAGAATGGATTTGCATTTGAAGGGGTGGGGCGTCCCTACAACGGATGA